TCGTCGAGGACGGCCATGGGCACATTGTCGCTCGAGTCCCGAGACAACGCAGGTGAGCACCGGAGGGAATCGCCGGAAGATTCGGTCGTCATGCTGGGAAAAGTCTGTGATAACAGCCACAAACGGCAGTTCAGCCGCATTCTGCGTCATTTCGGGCTCGCGAGAAAGCATCACTCGCACTGAAGGTTTCAGACGTCTCGTCGGCAGCGGAGCGGGCGTGGTGAACGGGATCCGAATGAATGAACTCCGGGCGTTCACTGTCTGTTAGCTGGCGTCGTCTGTGATTCCTTCGTCCCTGAACCACTCCGTCTCGAGGTTCCGCAGAAAATGATGATGAGGAAATTCGTCGCGACCGCCGCCATGCTGGTCGCCGCTGTCGGCGTCGCGGCCGGTACCGCCAACGCCGACCCTGCTGCCCCCGCGGCGCCCGAGAGCGTCTACTACAAGGCCAGCGTCGTAGACAACGACAAAGCCGTCATCAAGACCGACGGCGGCTCGATCGTCAACGAAGACGGCATACTGAAGATCAAGGCCGCCAACGGCACCGTGCTCGCCGGCACCCCGCTGAACTTCCGGGTCGACGACTTCGAGTTCCCGATCGCCGCCGACATCTCCGGCAACACCGCCACCCTCACCCCGCAGTACGACGTGCAGCACGCGGTATACAAGCCGGTCGCCCTCCCCTTCGAGGACTCGGCCCCGTGGAAGACCCCCTACGACCGTGAGACCGCCGCCTTCAACCGCCTGAAGGACACCATCTCCACCGGCGCCACCATCGGCACCCTCGCCGGCGGTATCGGCGGCGCGGCCATCGGCTGCATCGCGGGCGCTGCCCTCGGTGTCGTCGCCACCGGCGCCCTGGCCACCCTGTTCGGCCTCGGCCCGCTCGGCGGCTGCATCGCCGGTGCCGCCGCAGTCGGCTTCCTGGGAGTGCTCGCCGGCCAGATCTTCGTGACCGCTCCGGTCGCGATCGGCGCCGCGATCCAGTACTTCGCGACCATCAACGCCCCGTTCAAGCCGGCGCCGAGCAAATAACGCGCTTACCGCCGCTAGGCTCCGTGACGATGCCCTCACAGCAGTTTGCTGTGAGGGCATCGTCGCAGGTGACGGAGATTCACGGCGGGGCCTCGTGCGGGCTGTTCGCCCATGATAGAAGCGACCGGTCCCGGGTAACCGATGAGACCAGAGCACCCTTTCGGCACCGGATCGACCACCGAGGACGGGAGGCCGGCAAATGACAGGTACTTCCGCGCGGAAGCGGGCATCCGGCGGGGATCCGCCGATCGCCGTCCCCGACTGCGTCCAGGTGCGCGGCGCGCGGGAGCACAATCTCGCCGACGTCGATGTCGATATCCCGCGTGATGCGCTGGTCGTCTTCACCGGCGTCTCGGGCTCGGGGAAATCGTCGCTGGCCTTCGGCACGTTGTTCGCGGAATCCCAGCGCCGGTATCTGGAGTCGGTGGCGCCGTACGCGCGGCGGCTCATCGATCAGGTCGGCGTTCCCGATGTCGATTCGATCGAGGGGCTGCCGCCGGCGGTCGCCCTGCAGCAACACCGCGGCGGCGGTAGTGCTCGATCCTCGGTCGGCAGTGTGACGACGTTGTCGAGCCTGGTCCGCATGCTGTATTCGCGGGCCGGTAATTACCCCGCGAAGCAGCCGATGCTGTACGCCGAGGACTTCTCGCCGAACACCGTCCAAGGCGCCTGTCCCACCTGTCACGGTATCGGCCGGGTGTACGAGGTGCCCGAGCAGCTGATGGTGCCCGACCCGTCGGTGTCGATCCGCGACCGGGCGATCGCCTCCTGGCCGCCGGCCTGGCACGGTCAGAACCTCCGCGACATCCTGGTGTCGCTCGGCTACGACGTCGACCGGCCCTGGCGAGACCTGCCGAAGAAGGACCGCGACTGGATCCTCTACACCGACGAGCATCCGACGGTGCCGGTGTACGCGGGGTTCACCCCGGCGCAGACGCGCCGCGCGCTGAAGCAGAAGATCGAGCCCAGCTATCAGGGCACGTTCACCGGCGCGCGCCGGTACGTCCTCGACACGTTCGCGAACACCAAGAGCGCCTCGGTGAAGAAGCGGGTGTCCCGATTCATCAGCAGTGCGGTGTGCCCCACCTGCGACGGCACACTGCTCAAACCGGAGGCCCTGTCGGTGACGTTCGAAGGGCTCGACATCGCCGAATTCTCCGCACTTCCCTTGGCCCGCCTCGCCGAGTTGTTGTCGTCGGTGCTCGCCGAGAACTGGCGCCCGGCCGATATCGGCTCCGACGCCGTCCTCGACGAGTCGGCGCGGCGCACGGCGGTCGAGGAACGGGTCGCGGCCGGCGGCTCCGCACACGACGCGGCTCCGGATGTCCGTCACACGCCGAATATGTCGGTCGAAAAGCGTGCTGCCGCACAGCGTTTGGTCGCCGAACTGCTGGACCGGCTGCGTCCGATCACCGACCTGGGCCTGGGTTATCTGTCGTTGGATCGCACCACACCGACCCTGTCGTCGGGCGAGTTGCAGCGCGTGCGGCTGGCGACGCAACTCTCTTCGCAGCTCTTCGGAGTCGTGTACGTCCTCGACGAGCCGTCGGCGGGGCTGCACCCGCGCGACCGGGACGCCCTGCTGGGAATCCTGGAGGGGTTGAAGCGCCGCGGCAACAGCGTGTTCGTCGTCGAGCACTCGCTCGACATCATCGGCGCCGCGGACTGGCTGGTCGATCTCGGTCCCGGAGCGGGCGAGAACGGCGGCCGGATTCTGCACAGCGGACCGCCCGACGGCTTACGCAACATCGATGAATCGGCGACACGTCGCTATCTGTTCGGCCACGAACGGCCCGCACCCCGGCCGCCGCGGCGGGCGGAGGAATGGTTGCGCCTGAAGAAGGTGCGCCGCAACAACTTGCGTGACGTGTCGGTGGCGTTTCCGCTGAGATGCCTGACGGCGGTCACCGGGGTCTCGGGTTCCGGGAAGTCCAGCCTGGTCAGTCAGGCACTCCCCGCGCTGGTCGGCGAGCATCTGGGCCATCCGGTGATCACGGCCGACGACGACGGAGACGACCTGCTGCTCTCGGACGAGTCGCAGGCCGTCGACGGCACGATCGTCGGCGGAGTCGGCGATCTTCGCCGGGTGGTGTCCATCGATCAGAAACCGATCGGCCGCACTCCCCGTTCGAATGTCGCCACCTACACCGGAATGTTCGATTACATCCGTCGCCGTTTCGCCAGTACACCCAAGGCGCGGCGCCGGCACTACAACGCGGGCAGGTTCTCGTTCAACGTCGCGTCCGGGCGGTGCCCGACATGTGAGGGCGAAGGCTGGGTGATGGTCGAATTACTGTTCCTGCCCAGCGTTTACACGCCATGCCCGGACTGCCACGGCACCCGCTACCAGGCGAGCACACTCGAAATCACGTGGCACGGCCGCAATATCGCCGAGGTTCTGGAGATGAGCGTCGACGAGGCGCGCGCGTTCTTCGACGGCGATACCGACATCCTGCGCTCGCTGACGGTTCTGTGCGACGTGGGGCTCGGCTATCTCCGGCTGGGACAGCCGGCGACCGAACTGTCCGGCGGCGAAGCCCAACGAGTCAAACTCGCCACCGAACTGCAGCGCGCCCATCGCGGCGACGCTCTGTATCTCCTCGACGAACCCACCTCGGGGCTGCATCCGGCCGACACCGACCGGCTGATGCTGCACCTGCAGAAACTCGTGGACGCGGGCAATACCGTCGTGGTCGCCGAACTGGATATGCGTGTTGTGGTCCAGGCCGACCATGTCATCGACCTCGGGCCCGGCGCCGGCAACGAGGGCGGCCGAGTCGTCGTCACCGGCACCCCGGCCGAGGCGGCCGCCGATCCCGCCAGCGCGACCGCCCCCTATCTCGCCGCGGCTCTGGGACATTGACACGCGGTCGCCGCGTAGTGTTCACAGCCAGGCAGAAAGAACGCTCGACGCCAGCGCCCGCGCGTTACGGTTTCATGCGCCTGGGGTGACGAACACGCCGGTGGCACCGTCGGAGAACACCACACCACCCGGTTTCGGCCGGCGGCTCACCGGTGGGTTCGAGCGCCCCGTTCTCCAGCACTCGGTAGGTGAACACCTTTTCGGTGCCCGCCGTGCACTAGCGGTGGCCACATGCACGCCGCGATGAACACCACCGCCGGAATGGCGATAACGATGACCAGCCCTGTCTCCCAACCGATCATCTCACTCCTCCAACAGCCGACCAGCGCGCGAACGACAGGCGAGGCGTGACGATTTCAATGTCGGCAAGATGCATCACGTTGTTGATCGTCCTTCAGCGCCGGGTGGACAACGGTATGTGGGGGCTCCCCGGCGGGAAGATGGAACTCGGCGAGTCGCTGACCGAATGCGGTGTTCGAGAGACGAAGGAGGAGACCGGGCTCGACGTCGAAATAGTCGGCATCGTTGGCACTTACACAAATCCCGGCCACGTTTTCGCCTACGACGACGGTGAAGTGCGGCAGGAGTTTTCCATCTGCCTCCTCGGCAAGCCGATAGGCGGAACCCTCGCGCTGTCGGACGAGTCGCATGAGGTCTCCTGGTTCCGCGCTGATGAAGTGGACCGACTGCCCATGGTCGACAGCATCCGTCGGCGCATCGACGACTGGCGTTCAGGCGCATACCCAGTCATCAGGTAAGGCACGGAGACACTCGCACACTGCGATCCCCGAAGCCGTTTTCGCGGCGATGAGCAACGGCCCGGTCGGCTGTTCGTTCGTAGCCGCAGACCGGGAGTAAGGCCAATCTCAGCCCCGTCGCTCATCTGGCCCGCGAAACCAGGCGCGCGACGGCCGCGACACTCGCGGCCGCGAGGCACGCGAGGATGAGACCCGCTGTCGTCACCGAACACCTCCGTGAACGTCGTCGCGCGATATAGCCACGCGGCGCCCGGGACATGTCGGCGACACGTCGGGTGTCGCGGCAGACACACCGGACCGGGCCCGCGAATGCCGCGCCATGCCACCCCGGCGTGCTGTTCGCCTTCCAATCGTCCATCGGCGTATGCGATTTCGCTCATCGCGCGACGAATGCGGCAGGTCCGCCGTGGACGAGGCTGGGCGCGCGCCGGTCGACGCGTGTCCCGGTGGGCGCGCAGCGGCCGTTACACTCGGTGATCTTGCGAGGTTGAGACCACAGCCGCGCGCGGCACCGCGAAACTACGCCGAGTATCGCGGTGTTCGTCATGCGCAGATGGACCTGCACATCCGCTCGGTCGTCACGATTCATACTCGTGGTGGGCCGGGCACGGATGCCGGGAGTGTAGGGAAGGGTGAACACGTGGGATGCGAAGGCCACAGCGGCTGCACCGCCGATGTGATCTCGGTCGGCGGCTTCGTGGTGGTGGTCGCGGCCGGTGAGGTCGATTCGCATACCGCGCCGCGGCTGGATACGGCAGTCCAGCAGGCCGTGGCTCGCCAGCCCGGACAGCTGATCGTGGATCTGTCCGCTGTCGAGTTCTTCGACTCCTCGGGAATGAATGTGCTGGTCCGCGCCCTGCGCCAGGCGGGACGGGTGCTGGTAGTGGCGCCGCGGCCGGTGCGGCGCGTCGTGGAGGTCACCGGCTTGGCGACGGTATTCGCCCTCTTCGACGACATCGATGCCGCGGTCGCGAACGCGGGCACACACACGAACGGCTGATATCGGATGGGTCACCCCGAGAGCCCACGTCACCCCGAGAGCAGAGCTCGGAAGGCCGCGACGGACCGCGGGCAGCGATCGCTCGAGGACCTGCACATCGAATTCCGGGCCCGGTCCGAGGAGCTGCAGCGGGTGCGGGCCCTGCTGCGGTCCTGGCTCGCGGGCACGAACCTCGGACCGGATCGTGCCTACGATCTGCTGCTGGCCGTCAACGAGGCGTGCACGAACTCGGTCGAGCACGGGCATCGCGGTGACGGCCGGCCCATCGTGCTGCACGCCACGGCCGCGCATTCGATCCGCGTCACCGTCTCCGACAGCGGCACCTGGCGCGCACCGCGAGCGGACGAGGAAATCGATCGCGGTCGCGGACTGCCGATGATGAAAGCCCTGATGCCCGGAATCCGCGTCGTCTCGGACGCCGACGGTACGACCGTCGAATTCGTGGTCTCGACCACCGCCGAGGAGCATTCCGATTCCGGCACCGGACAATGGTCCCAGCGCACGTCGGCGGAGCAGCCGTGACACCGGTTCGACCGCGGCGCAGCGGATTTCGCATGTGCGACGGGATGTGAGGAGGTCGCCATGCCCGAATCCGTCGTGACTGGTGTGGACCGATGGTCGGCGATACCGCATCCGGCCGTGGTGGTCGATCGGGCGGGCACGGTGGTGGCGCTGACCGGCGAAGCGTCGGCGCTGTTACCCGACGTGGCGGTGGGTGAGCCGTTACCCCGCGCCACGTTGCCCTGGTTGTCCGCGGCACACGACGCGACGGCCGCATCGGACAGCGCGCCGTCGCCCGCCTCGGTGTCCGGGCGCGTGGGCGGGCGCGAACTGCATGCGGTCGCCTCCCCGGGCGCCGACGGGACGATCGTCTGGTGGTTGCTCGGCGACACCGCGCGCTCGCTGCACGAGAGCCGTTCGGAGTTGGAGCAGGAACGCGAACGGACCGCGTTCCTGTCGCAAGCCTCCGAGCGGCTGCTGGCCTCGTTGAACGTCGACAGGTGCCTGGAGACGACAGTCCGGCTCGCCGCCCGCCATCTCGCCGATGCCGCGGTGGTCGTCACTCCCCCGGCCGGGCGGGCGCTGTCGGTCGTCTCGTGTGACGAACACGGTGTGGTGCGGGTGAACGTCGTCGAGGAGGATCCCGACGCGGTGGCCGGGCTGAGCGAGGCGCTGCGCGGGTTCCCGCCGATTCCCTCGCAGTGGCTCGACGCCGCGGCGGTGCCGGCGTGGCTGCTGCCGCCCGGTTTCGCGAACCGAACGGGCTCGGTGATCGTGACTCCGCTTCCCGGCCATGGAGTTTCGGCCGGGGCGCTGGTACTGCTGCGGCACTCCGGCGAGCAGATCTTCGACGAGCGCGACGAAATCTTCGCCCAGTTGTTCGCCGGCCGCGCGGGTATCGCGTTGTCGGCGGCACGGCTGTATGCCGAGCAGACCAGTATCACGGGGATCCTGATGCGCGAGCTGCTGCCACCGCAACTGCACCGAGTCCACGGAATCGAATTGGCCGGGGCCTACCGGGCTTCGGAGAATCACGACATCATCGGCGGGGATTTCTACGACGTGCACCGCGCGGCGACACCGGATGGGGAAACCCTCGTCGTGCTCGGCGACGTCTGCGGTAAAGGTCTCGAGGCCGCCGTGCTGACCGGCAAGATCCGCAACACCGTTCACGCGCTGGTGCCGATGGCCGACGATCACCAGCGGATGCTCGCCCTGCTGAACGACGCGCTGGTGTCCTCGCGCCACGATCGGTTCGCCACACTGGTGCTGGCATCGGCCGTGCATCGGGAAGGGCGGGTGCTGCTGCGGTTGACCTCCGCCGGGCACCCGCCGCCATTGATCGTGCGGGCCGACGGGTCCGTCGAAACGGCCGACACGCGTGGGCAATTGGTCGGTGCGCTCCCCGACATCACCGCCACGACATTCCGGACCTCGCTCGCCCCCGGGGAGACCTGCCTGCTCTACACCGATGGTGTGACGGAGGCCCGCGGCGGGCCGCTGGGCCGGCGCATGTTCGGTGAGCAGCGGTTGATCGCCGCGCTGGCCCAGTGTGTGGATATGCCCGCGGAGGCGGTGGTCGAGCGCGTCCACATGCTCACCACCCAGTGGGTCGGCCGCAACCAGCACGACGACATCGCGGTCGTCGCGATCACCGCGCCGCGCACCCCGACCCTCGTGATCGACTGACCCGCACACGAAGGAGCCGCCGTTCATGTCCGAGCCGGATCGCCGAATCTCCGGCGACGCCAACGCATTCCGTGAACAGCTGTGGACGGCGGTCACGAGCCGTGACGAACGGGCGGCGATCGGCATCGTGCTCGCGGCAGTGGATTCGGGTCTTGAACCGGAGGCGGTCCTGCTCGATGTGGTCGCCGCGGTGCAGCGCCGGGTGGGCGCGGAATGGGCCGCGAACACCCTCAGTGTCGCCGACGAGCACACCGCCACCGCGATCAACGATCGTGCCGTGACGGCACTGGCTCTCCACGCGGCCGGTTCGCACCCCGCTTCGGCCGGGCGGGTGACCGTCGCGTGTGTGGACGGCGAATGGCATGCGCTGCCCGCCCGGCTGGTGGCCGAGGTGCTGCGGCTGCGTGGCTGGCACGTCGACTTCCTCGGCGCCCAGGTGCCCACGCGGCACCTGATCGCGCACCTGCACAACACCGGACCCGATGCCGTGTTGCTGTCGTCGTCGCTGCCGACCCGCCTGCCGTCGGCGCACGGCACGATCACCGCATGTCAGGCGGCCGGAGTGCCGGTGCTCGTAGGCGGTGCGGCGTTCGGGCCGCAGGGCCGCTGGGCGGACCTGCTCGGTGCGGACGCCTGGGCGCCGGACGCCGCGACCGCGGCCGAGCTGCTCGCCCGGGGGCTGCGACACGAGCAGCAGGCGCACCGGACGCTGCCGCATCTGACCGATCAGGAATTCACCATGATCGCCCGCGGCACACCGCAGTTGCTGGCGACCACGATGGCGGAGCTGGAGCACCGTTTCCCCGCGATGCGGGAGTATTCCGAATTCCAGCGGGAACGCACCGCCGAGGATATCGCGCAGATACTCGAATTCCTCGCTACCGCACTGTATCTGGACGACGCCGAGTTGTTCACCACCTTCGTCACGTGGACCGCGCGCGTGCTGAGCGCACGCGCGGTGCCCGCGCAATCGCTGTTTCCTGTTCTCGATCTGCTCGGCGGGCAGCTGCAGGACTTTCCGCGGGCGCGACGGATTCTCGCCGCCGCCACCGACGCCCTCACCGAAACCGCCCGCATCACCTGACCATCGAGCGCCGACCATCGCATCGCGTCCGGTTGCCGCGCACAGCCCGGCTACTCCAGTTCGGCGAGGGACTCGTCGAGTCCGGTCAGCAGCCGTTGCAGGTGCGGCACACTGCGGCGACACCCGACGATGCCGAAGTGCATGGCGCCATCGGAACTGATCGTCGTGATGTTGACCGCCTGTCCGTCGAGGGGAATCGACGCCGGATAGGCGGCTTCCAAGCGCAGGCCGTTCCAGTACCGCGGTT
The genomic region above belongs to Nocardia spumae and contains:
- a CDS encoding ATP-binding protein produces the protein MGHPESPRHPESRARKAATDRGQRSLEDLHIEFRARSEELQRVRALLRSWLAGTNLGPDRAYDLLLAVNEACTNSVEHGHRGDGRPIVLHATAAHSIRVTVSDSGTWRAPRADEEIDRGRGLPMMKALMPGIRVVSDADGTTVEFVVSTTAEEHSDSGTGQWSQRTSAEQP
- a CDS encoding NUDIX hydrolase, with the protein product MTISMSARCITLLIVLQRRVDNGMWGLPGGKMELGESLTECGVRETKEETGLDVEIVGIVGTYTNPGHVFAYDDGEVRQEFSICLLGKPIGGTLALSDESHEVSWFRADEVDRLPMVDSIRRRIDDWRSGAYPVIR
- a CDS encoding PP2C family protein-serine/threonine phosphatase; protein product: MPESVVTGVDRWSAIPHPAVVVDRAGTVVALTGEASALLPDVAVGEPLPRATLPWLSAAHDATAASDSAPSPASVSGRVGGRELHAVASPGADGTIVWWLLGDTARSLHESRSELEQERERTAFLSQASERLLASLNVDRCLETTVRLAARHLADAAVVVTPPAGRALSVVSCDEHGVVRVNVVEEDPDAVAGLSEALRGFPPIPSQWLDAAAVPAWLLPPGFANRTGSVIVTPLPGHGVSAGALVLLRHSGEQIFDERDEIFAQLFAGRAGIALSAARLYAEQTSITGILMRELLPPQLHRVHGIELAGAYRASENHDIIGGDFYDVHRAATPDGETLVVLGDVCGKGLEAAVLTGKIRNTVHALVPMADDHQRMLALLNDALVSSRHDRFATLVLASAVHREGRVLLRLTSAGHPPPLIVRADGSVETADTRGQLVGALPDITATTFRTSLAPGETCLLYTDGVTEARGGPLGRRMFGEQRLIAALAQCVDMPAEAVVERVHMLTTQWVGRNQHDDIAVVAITAPRTPTLVID
- a CDS encoding cobalamin B12-binding domain-containing protein, with protein sequence MSEPDRRISGDANAFREQLWTAVTSRDERAAIGIVLAAVDSGLEPEAVLLDVVAAVQRRVGAEWAANTLSVADEHTATAINDRAVTALALHAAGSHPASAGRVTVACVDGEWHALPARLVAEVLRLRGWHVDFLGAQVPTRHLIAHLHNTGPDAVLLSSSLPTRLPSAHGTITACQAAGVPVLVGGAAFGPQGRWADLLGADAWAPDAATAAELLARGLRHEQQAHRTLPHLTDQEFTMIARGTPQLLATTMAELEHRFPAMREYSEFQRERTAEDIAQILEFLATALYLDDAELFTTFVTWTARVLSARAVPAQSLFPVLDLLGGQLQDFPRARRILAAATDALTETARIT
- a CDS encoding excinuclease ABC subunit UvrA; this encodes MTGTSARKRASGGDPPIAVPDCVQVRGAREHNLADVDVDIPRDALVVFTGVSGSGKSSLAFGTLFAESQRRYLESVAPYARRLIDQVGVPDVDSIEGLPPAVALQQHRGGGSARSSVGSVTTLSSLVRMLYSRAGNYPAKQPMLYAEDFSPNTVQGACPTCHGIGRVYEVPEQLMVPDPSVSIRDRAIASWPPAWHGQNLRDILVSLGYDVDRPWRDLPKKDRDWILYTDEHPTVPVYAGFTPAQTRRALKQKIEPSYQGTFTGARRYVLDTFANTKSASVKKRVSRFISSAVCPTCDGTLLKPEALSVTFEGLDIAEFSALPLARLAELLSSVLAENWRPADIGSDAVLDESARRTAVEERVAAGGSAHDAAPDVRHTPNMSVEKRAAAQRLVAELLDRLRPITDLGLGYLSLDRTTPTLSSGELQRVRLATQLSSQLFGVVYVLDEPSAGLHPRDRDALLGILEGLKRRGNSVFVVEHSLDIIGAADWLVDLGPGAGENGGRILHSGPPDGLRNIDESATRRYLFGHERPAPRPPRRAEEWLRLKKVRRNNLRDVSVAFPLRCLTAVTGVSGSGKSSLVSQALPALVGEHLGHPVITADDDGDDLLLSDESQAVDGTIVGGVGDLRRVVSIDQKPIGRTPRSNVATYTGMFDYIRRRFASTPKARRRHYNAGRFSFNVASGRCPTCEGEGWVMVELLFLPSVYTPCPDCHGTRYQASTLEITWHGRNIAEVLEMSVDEARAFFDGDTDILRSLTVLCDVGLGYLRLGQPATELSGGEAQRVKLATELQRAHRGDALYLLDEPTSGLHPADTDRLMLHLQKLVDAGNTVVVAELDMRVVVQADHVIDLGPGAGNEGGRVVVTGTPAEAAADPASATAPYLAAALGH
- a CDS encoding STAS domain-containing protein, with product MGCEGHSGCTADVISVGGFVVVVAAGEVDSHTAPRLDTAVQQAVARQPGQLIVDLSAVEFFDSSGMNVLVRALRQAGRVLVVAPRPVRRVVEVTGLATVFALFDDIDAAVANAGTHTNG